From the Candidatus Latescibacterota bacterium genome, the window CTCGTCCCTCTCGTGATCATTATCGGCAACATGTCGGGAATAGATCCCCGGGCGCTGGCAATGCTCGTCGCCGTCTGCGCCGCGAACAGTTTCATCCTTCCCACCCACCAGGTAAACGCACTGGTCATGACGCCTGGGAGATATCGAAACAGGGACTACATTAAAGCTGGTAGCATAATGACACTGCTCTTTCTTCTGATTGCCGTGCCATTGATATATTTCATCTTTTAACTTCAACCCTGTTCTCAGGGAGGCTCTGATGCTGTTAAAACATTTTTTCATTGAAAAAATCGCACACAGTTCATACCTTCTCGCTGGATCGAGATCCTGCGCGATCATCGATCCGAGAAGAGATATAGATATTTATATCGAGGCAGCAGATGCTCACGGAGTAGAGATAACCCATATCCTTGAGACCCATCTTCACGCCGATTTCATCTCCGGCCATATGGACCTGGCAGCACAGACCGGGGCGAAGATCTACGTTCCGAAAAGTGGAAAATGCGCATTCGATCACGTCGCTGTCTCTGATGGCGATACCTTCGAGATCGACGATATCCTGATCAAGGTACTTGAAACACCAGGACATACACCTGAGCACCTCAGTTATGTCGTGATCGACAGGACAAGAGGTGATGAGCCGGCTGGAGTCTTCTGTGGAGACACGATGTTTGTGGGAGATGTGGGGCGTCCGGACCTCTTCCCCGACATGGCGACAGAACTTGCCGGCAAACTCTACGACAGCCTTCACGATAAACTGCTGAAGCTTCCCGATTTTTGCGAAGTATGGCCCTGTCACGGAGCCGGTTCACTGTGCGGGCGGGCGATGGGAGCCAAATGGCGGAGTACCATCGGATACGAAAGACGGTACAATTCCGCGCTGCAGATAATTGAAAAAGTTGATTTTATTGAATCGCTTACGACTGACATGCCCCCCGCCCCCGATCATTTCAGCCTGTGCAGTGACATCAATCGACAGGGGCCGGCAAGGATAGGGGATCTTCCATCCCTTTCAAGGATGAGCCCGGCTGGATTCAGGAAGGCGATGGCCGATGACGATGTCATTGTCCTCGACGTCAGAAGTTACGAAGGGTTCGGAAGCCATCACATCCCGGGAGCGTGGCACATTGACTACAACGGCAATTTCCCCACCTTCGCAGGATGGACCCTGCCCCCTGACAAAAAAATACTCCTTGTCGCCTCGACTGTGGAGGAAGCTCACAACGCCAACGTATGGGCCAGGCGTGTCGGGGTGGACCGGATATTCGGACATCTCGAGAAAAGCATGTTCGGGTGGGCGACGAGCGGGTTCAAGACTACAAGTGTCCGGCAGATATCGGCCGAGGATCTTCATAATTATGCCTGCGGTTCAGAGGAGATCGTCCTGCTCGATGTACGCTCCCCGATCGAATTCGCCGACAACCATATAGGCGGGGCGATAAACATCCCCACACCCGAACTTCGGACCAGGTTCGATGAGCTGGACCCATCAAAAAAAACCATTCTGATCTGCTCGACAGGTCACCGCTCGAGCCTTGGCACTAGCATCCTTAAGATGCACGGATTCGAAGACCTCCTTAATGTCGCTGGAGGCATGAAAGGATACAGCGCTGCGGGCCACACCAGGGTATGCAGGGTCTGCGCTAATCCGCACGGATCGCGTTATTACGAAAACTACGTGCCCGTTCAGGACAAGAAAGATCAGCCGGAATAGTATCGACCATATGATTCAGTCATCGGGCAGACTTTGGGTACAGACATGATATGCGTAATTGACTGGTAGCTACAAATCGACCGGAGGTGCGATATGGATTGGATCTTTGAAGCCAGGTGGTCGCCGTACGCGGCAGGCATCGGGATCGGTGTCTTAAGCTGGTTTACATTCCTCCTTTCGAACAAGCCGATCGGCTGCTCGACGGCTTTCGCCAGAACAAGTGGCATGTTCGTCAGGATCTTCAGAGGAAAAAAAATCGACGAGATGCCCTATTACAAACAATTCTCTCCTTCGATCGATTGGGAATGGATGCTCGTGCTGGGAGTAGTCCTGGGAGGCTTCATCTCCGCCAGGATCTCTGGTGACTTTTCTATCCAGGTCGTCCCGGCCATGTGGGCCGCTTCTTTTGGAAGCGCCCCCTTCCCTCGCATTCTGACTGCTCTGGCAGGAGGGATCTTTCTCGGGTTCGGCGCCAGGTGGTCCGGCGGCTGCACCAGCGGCCACGGTATCAGCGGCACACTCCAGCTCGCAATAAGCAGTTGGATAGCCGCTGTCTGCTTTTTCATCGGTGGGATCGCAAGCGCTTTCATCATTTTCAAGGTCATAGGCTGAAGGAGGTGTCCCGGATGTTAAATGTAATCCATACAAAAAAAGGTCTGCAACTCTTTCTCGGATTCCTTTTTGGGATCCTCTTTGGAATCTTTCTGCACAAAGGCGGAGCTACGAAATACGACGTCATCGTCGGACAGCTTCTTCTTATAGATTTTACAGTCGTCAAGATCATGCTCTCGGCAGTGATCACCGGGATGATCGGTATATTCGCGATGAAGTCTTTCGGGTGGGTGGAACTTCATCCGAAACCCGGCTCATGGGGATCCAGTGCAATTGGAGGACTCATTTTCGGGATAGGATTCGCGACTCTCGGCTACTGTCCGGGAACAATAGCGGGCGCAGTAGGCAACGGATATATTGACGCCGCGACAGGAGGAATTGTTGGAATCCTGATCGGCGCGGGGCTGTTCGCAGCGATTTATCCACGTCTGATGAATGGTATTCTCCGGAAAGGCGATTTTGGCGATATCACGATTCCGAAACTGATCAAGGTTCCTGAGTGTATCATCGTCCCGATAGTCGCGACCTTTCTTGTGTTCATATTGCTCGCCCTGGAGTCGAAGGGGATGTGACGACCCTGTGTACAGCATGGTTATTTGCCTGGTTCATCAGACATATTGATTATCGATGTTCCAGGACCTATATTGCTTTTTCCTGCCGGGATAATCTTGACACTATCCCTGCATTGGTGCAGGATTAGCCGTCCGAGTGGGTTTCGTATTGAGACCCACCGAAGCAATGGAGGAAAGATTGGATTTCAGGACCATGTTCGAGCCAAAGACGATGGCCATCATCGGAGTATCTCTCCATAATGACCGTCATCCGGCCAACGTCATATATAACAAGAATAGGTTTCGTTATCCCGTGAAGGTCTATGCCGTCAACCCTCAGGGTGGTGAATATTACAAGGAAAAAGTCTACAAGAATATCGGAGATATCCCGGAGAAGATAGATCTCGCGATAATTGCTGTCCGCGCGGAACATGTGCCCGGAGTCCTGGAAGAGTGTGTTGAATCCTGGGTGGGAGGAGTAGTAGTGATCTCCGGAGGATTCTCAGAGACCGGACGGCACGATATGAGAGATGAGTTGATCCGGGTAGCGAACGAGGCGGATTTCCCGATCATCGGACCCAACTGTCTCGGCATCTATTCGCCAAGCCATGTCGACTCATTCTTTCTTCCCAGCGAACGCATGGTGAGGCCCGGACAGGGCAACGTCGCTATAGTGAGTCAGAGCGGGGGCATCCTCGTCGACCAGATGGTCAAATACGCCGAACAGGGAATCGGCCTTTCCAGAGCAGTCAGCATAGGCAACAAGGCTGTCGTCACTGAGCTGGACCTTCTGAAATATCTTGCCCGTGACGACCAGACAGACGTCATAGCTTTTTATATGGAGGGTTTCGGAGAGGGCCAGGGGCGCGAGTTCGTAAATGCCGCAAGTCGATCTCCCAAGCCAGTCATCGTCATGAAAGCTGGCAAGAGCGAAGCAGGAAGCAGGGCTGTATCGAGCCACACGGCTTCCATCGCCGGCGACTACAGAGTCTTTTCTTCGATCATGAAACAACATGGCATAGTCGAAGCTTACGACGAATACGAGATGCTCAACTTTTCCGAAGCTTTGAGTTGTTACTCCAAACCGATCAAAGGCAGGGTCGGCATCGTCACCGCCAGCGGTGGCCACGGCGTTGTGGCGGTCGACAGATGTAACAAGTCCGACCTGGAAGTACCACTACTCCCTGATGACAGGCAGGAAATAATACGCGAAAAACTTTCCAACAGCATAAAGACGATAGCATCGATCGACAATCCAATCGATTTGACAGGAAGCGCTCAGGATGACGATTTCGTAGTGGCCGCGCGTCAACTCAGTCTCATTGACGACATCGATTGTGTCCTGATCCTGCTTCTCCCCTACATTCCAGAGGTCACATCCGATGTAGGAGCCCGCCTCAGCCAGTTATATCAGGAAACAAAGAAACCGATCGTCGCCTATGTCCCCCATGTGGAGAAATACATGATGATCATCGAGGGGTTTCAGCTCAACAACGTTCCAGTAGCAGATTCAATAGAGGGCGCCATAATGATGGTCGAAGCTATGAAGAGGTGTGGACAATGCTGACAGACGAAATGAAAGCCATCCTTGAAAAATCCAAAGGTACGGGATGGGTCCTTGAGCCTGATGCCATGAAAATACTGAGCATCGCAGGGCTGGATGTCCCCGAATATATCCACGCGACCTCGGTCGGGGAAGCGGAAACTTTCGCGTCGAAGGCAGGTTATCCCCTGGTAGCCAAGGTAGTCTCTCCCGATATCCTCCACAAGTCCGATGTCGGTGGTGTTGTAGTCGGCATCTCCAGTGACAAACAACTCAGGGAAACCTACAAGGGGTTCAGAGAGATGAAGGGATTTGCCGGGGCTGTTATCGAAGAAATGCTCAGCGGTGTCGAACTGATCGTAGGAGCAAAAATCGACTCACAGTTCGGCCCGGTGATCGTCGTTGGTATCGGCGGGGTCGGAGTGGAGATCTACAAGGATACCGCCATCAGAATGGCTCCGATCAAGAAAGAACATGTACCGTCGATGGTCGCGGATATCAAGGCCCGGAAACTGCTGGAAGGGTTTCGTGGATCAGAACCGGTAGACATGGAACGTCTGTCTTCGATGGTAGTCGCGTTCTCGAAGCTGGTAATGGATCTCGCACCGTTTGTCGAATCGATCGACTTGAACCCGGTCATGTGTTCGGGCAGCCGTTGCGTGATCGCCGATGCCAGGATGATCCTGAACAACGCGCAGGGATAAATCCCGATGAATACATGGAATCAAGAATGAAGAACAGACAATTCCTCTTCATAGGCCCCCTCCCACCCCCGATCGGCGGTGAGACAGTT encodes:
- a CDS encoding YeeE/YedE family protein, with amino-acid sequence MDWIFEARWSPYAAGIGIGVLSWFTFLLSNKPIGCSTAFARTSGMFVRIFRGKKIDEMPYYKQFSPSIDWEWMLVLGVVLGGFISARISGDFSIQVVPAMWAASFGSAPFPRILTALAGGIFLGFGARWSGGCTSGHGISGTLQLAISSWIAAVCFFIGGIASAFIIFKVIG
- a CDS encoding acetate--CoA ligase family protein translates to MLTDEMKAILEKSKGTGWVLEPDAMKILSIAGLDVPEYIHATSVGEAETFASKAGYPLVAKVVSPDILHKSDVGGVVVGISSDKQLRETYKGFREMKGFAGAVIEEMLSGVELIVGAKIDSQFGPVIVVGIGGVGVEIYKDTAIRMAPIKKEHVPSMVADIKARKLLEGFRGSEPVDMERLSSMVVAFSKLVMDLAPFVESIDLNPVMCSGSRCVIADARMILNNAQG
- a CDS encoding MBL fold metallo-hydrolase, with translation MLLKHFFIEKIAHSSYLLAGSRSCAIIDPRRDIDIYIEAADAHGVEITHILETHLHADFISGHMDLAAQTGAKIYVPKSGKCAFDHVAVSDGDTFEIDDILIKVLETPGHTPEHLSYVVIDRTRGDEPAGVFCGDTMFVGDVGRPDLFPDMATELAGKLYDSLHDKLLKLPDFCEVWPCHGAGSLCGRAMGAKWRSTIGYERRYNSALQIIEKVDFIESLTTDMPPAPDHFSLCSDINRQGPARIGDLPSLSRMSPAGFRKAMADDDVIVLDVRSYEGFGSHHIPGAWHIDYNGNFPTFAGWTLPPDKKILLVASTVEEAHNANVWARRVGVDRIFGHLEKSMFGWATSGFKTTSVRQISAEDLHNYACGSEEIVLLDVRSPIEFADNHIGGAINIPTPELRTRFDELDPSKKTILICSTGHRSSLGTSILKMHGFEDLLNVAGGMKGYSAAGHTRVCRVCANPHGSRYYENYVPVQDKKDQPE
- a CDS encoding YeeE/YedE family protein, which codes for MLNVIHTKKGLQLFLGFLFGILFGIFLHKGGATKYDVIVGQLLLIDFTVVKIMLSAVITGMIGIFAMKSFGWVELHPKPGSWGSSAIGGLIFGIGFATLGYCPGTIAGAVGNGYIDAATGGIVGILIGAGLFAAIYPRLMNGILRKGDFGDITIPKLIKVPECIIVPIVATFLVFILLALESKGM
- a CDS encoding CoA-binding protein, with product MDFRTMFEPKTMAIIGVSLHNDRHPANVIYNKNRFRYPVKVYAVNPQGGEYYKEKVYKNIGDIPEKIDLAIIAVRAEHVPGVLEECVESWVGGVVVISGGFSETGRHDMRDELIRVANEADFPIIGPNCLGIYSPSHVDSFFLPSERMVRPGQGNVAIVSQSGGILVDQMVKYAEQGIGLSRAVSIGNKAVVTELDLLKYLARDDQTDVIAFYMEGFGEGQGREFVNAASRSPKPVIVMKAGKSEAGSRAVSSHTASIAGDYRVFSSIMKQHGIVEAYDEYEMLNFSEALSCYSKPIKGRVGIVTASGGHGVVAVDRCNKSDLEVPLLPDDRQEIIREKLSNSIKTIASIDNPIDLTGSAQDDDFVVAARQLSLIDDIDCVLILLLPYIPEVTSDVGARLSQLYQETKKPIVAYVPHVEKYMMIIEGFQLNNVPVADSIEGAIMMVEAMKRCGQC